The Sphingomonas naphthae nucleotide sequence ATGCTGGTCGACCGGATCGACGTGGTGACCGGCGGCGCCTCGGCGGCCTACGGATCGGACGCCGTCTCGGGTGTCGTCAATTTCGTCATCAACGATCGGCTGAAGGGCCTGAAGCTGCTGGCCCAGGGCGGCATCTCCTCGCGCGGCGACAACAAGAATTACCGGGTCGGCGCCGCCTACGGCACGTCCTTCGCGGACGATCGCCTGCATGTCGTCCTCAGCGCCGAGCATTTCTCGTCCGAGGGCATCAACCAGCGCAGCGACCGCAAGTCGGCCAACAAGCTCATCACGCTGACCGGCGCCGGCACCGCCGCCAGCCCGTACAGCTATGTCGCCAATACCCATTATTCGACGACGGCCTATGGCGGCTACATCAACAACGGGCCGCTCGCCGGCCGCCAGTTCCTGGCGAACGGCCAGACGGGCACGTTCGTCGCGGGGCCCAGCACCGGGCGCGCCGGCCTCAGCATCGGCGGCGACGGCGCTTTCTTCGATCCGGCCTGCTGCACCCTGATCGCCAAGGTGCGGACCTATCAGACCTTCGGCCGCGTCACGTACGACGTAGCCGACGACACCAAGATTTTCGTTCAGGGCGCCTATAATTACGGCAAGAATTTCGATCACCCGATTCCGGATTTCAAGCTCGGCTCGGCGATCACGGTCTTCCGCGACAATGCGTATCTCAACCAGAATCTCACGGCGGCGGAACTGGCGACGCTGGGGACGACGCCCAGCTTCACCATCGCCCGCCTGTTCACCGAATGGGGGCCGGGCAAGATCCTCCAGCGGGCCAAAAGCTTCGACGGCCGTATCGGGATCGAGGGCAGCCTCGGCGACAGCGGCATTAAATATGATGCGTCCTACAGTTATGGTCGCTCGAATTTCTTCGCCTCGGCGCTGGAAGGCGACAACCGCCGCTTCTTCGCGGCGGCGGATGCCGTGAGGAACGCGGCGGGCAACATCGTCTGCCGCATCACCGTCACCAACCCCGGCCTGATGGACGATTGCGTTCCGCTCAACACGATGGGCGTGGGCACGGCCTCGGCGGCGGCGATCGCTTATGTGCGGCGCCAGTCCGAATGGACCGCGATCAACAAGATGCAGGTCGCCAATTTCAACGTCTCGGCCGAGCCGTTCAGCACCTGGGCCGGCCCGGTCTCGATCGCGGTGGGCGGCGAATATCGCCGCCAGTCTCTCCACCAGACCAGCAACAGCGATCCGGCGGTTCCGGTCAACTTCACCGGCATCCGGGGCGTGCCGGCGGGGACTCCGCAATTCTTCCTCAACAACGTGGGCATCGCCTCGGGCCGCTATACGGTGAAAGAAGCCTATGGCGAGATCGTCGTGCCGCTCGCCAAGGATTCGGTGATCGGCCGCTCGCTCGAACTGAACGGCGCCGTCCGCTATACCGATTACAGCACCAGCGGCACCGTCACGACGTGGAAGGCGGGCCTGACCTACGAGCCGATCGAGCCGATCCGCCTGCGCGGTACGGTCTCCGAAGATATCCGCGCGCCCACCCTGTTCGAGCTGTTCTCTGGCCAGACCTTCCGCCTCGTGCCGCTGTCCGATCCGCTGACCAACACCTTCGGCACGCTGCCGGTGGTGAGCGGCGGCAATCCGAATCTTCAGCCCGAGCGCGCCCGCACCTACACCGCCGGCATCGTGCTGAAGCCGCCGTTCATTCCGGGTCTTCAGGCGTCGGTCGATTTCTACTCGATCAAGA carries:
- a CDS encoding TonB-dependent receptor plug domain-containing protein; this translates as MKTSVASRLLVGTSLFWPAILLAQATPAPTPPAATAPAATPAPAEAADPTPAEIVVTGSRIGRAGFEAPTPVTVLSADSLAQKAPTSLPDALTQLPQFQAGISAAQERVTGSGRVRGGNYLNLRALGPQRVLVLQDGNRLTPTGNNGGTDANLIPQMLVDRIDVVTGGASAAYGSDAVSGVVNFVINDRLKGLKLLAQGGISSRGDNKNYRVGAAYGTSFADDRLHVVLSAEHFSSEGINQRSDRKSANKLITLTGAGTAASPYSYVANTHYSTTAYGGYINNGPLAGRQFLANGQTGTFVAGPSTGRAGLSIGGDGAFFDPACCTLIAKVRTYQTFGRVTYDVADDTKIFVQGAYNYGKNFDHPIPDFKLGSAITVFRDNAYLNQNLTAAELATLGTTPSFTIARLFTEWGPGKILQRAKSFDGRIGIEGSLGDSGIKYDASYSYGRSNFFASALEGDNRRFFAAADAVRNAAGNIVCRITVTNPGLMDDCVPLNTMGVGTASAAAIAYVRRQSEWTAINKMQVANFNVSAEPFSTWAGPVSIAVGGEYRRQSLHQTSNSDPAVPVNFTGIRGVPAGTPQFFLNNVGIASGRYTVKEAYGEIVVPLAKDSVIGRSLELNGAVRYTDYSTSGTVTTWKAGLTYEPIEPIRLRGTVSEDIRAPTLFELFSGQTFRLVPLSDPLTNTFGTLPVVSGGNPNLQPERARTYTAGIVLKPPFIPGLQASVDFYSIKIDDAIATPFQAFQLLDLCAASGYTSPLCASIERPLGVSNPAAANFPTRIFINNINVSTFKTRGLDLELSYRRRLGEGNFTFRALGTRLLKFSSRPSPSSAEINYVGNADFQDTGANSYPLPKWRANFEVGYTLGGFAVSVQERLLGKVDRSKLQVYTDQKIPTIVYTDLTLSYDLEKTALGDAQVFLTVNNLTDTKPPLFSVSNSPGLAVPTLRSAYDIIGTQFTLGVKLKI